A stretch of Telopea speciosissima isolate NSW1024214 ecotype Mountain lineage chromosome 11, Tspe_v1, whole genome shotgun sequence DNA encodes these proteins:
- the LOC122646447 gene encoding rRNA 2'-O-methyltransferase fibrillarin 2-like isoform X1, whose amino-acid sequence MRPPRGRGGGGFRGRSDGGRGRGRGGGGRGGDGGGRGRGGGRGRGGGRGGGRGGRGGGMKGGSRVVVEPHRHEGVFIAKGKEDALVTKNMVPGEAVYNEKRISVQNEDGTKVEYRIWNPFRSKLAAAILGGVDNIWIVPGARVLYLGAASGTTVSHVSDIVGPTGVVYAVEFSHRSGRDLVNMAKKRTNVIPIIEDARHPAKYRMLVGMVDVIFSDVAQPDQARILSLNASYFLKNGGHFIISIKANCIDSTVPAEAVFAQEVKKLQENQFKPSEQVTLEPFERDHACVVGGYRMPKKQKVAS is encoded by the exons ATGAGACCGCCAAGGG GCCGAGGTGGGGGTGGATTCAGGGGACGAAGTGATGGAGGAcggggaagaggaagaggaggcggTGGAAGAGGTGGAGATGGCGGTGGAAGAGGCCGTGGTGGTGGGAGAGGCCGTGGCGGCGGGCGCGGCGGTGGCCGTGGCGGTCGTGGTGGTGGAATGAAAGGGGGTAGTAGGGTGGTTGTCGAGCCCCACAGACACGAAGGAGTGTTCATTGCCAAGGGGAAAGAAGATGCTCTCGTCACTAAAAACATGGTTCCTGGGGAAGCAGTCTACAATGAGAAGAGGATTTCTGTGCAG AACGAAGATGGAACAAAAGTTGAATATAGGATTTGGAACCCCTTCCGCTCGAAGCTGGCTGCTGCCATTCTTGGTGGTGTCGATAATATCTGGATT GTTCCTGGAGCTCGTGTTCTCTACCTTGGAGCTGCTTCAGGGACCACAGTTTCTCATGTGTCTGATATCGTTGGACCT ACTGGGGTGGTCTATGCGGTGGAATTTTCGCATAGAAGTGGGAGGGACTTAGTTAACATGGCTAAGAAGCGCACAAACGTTATACCCATCATTGAAGATGCTAGACATCCTGCAAAGTACCGTATGTTGGTAGGCATGGTAGATGTGATATTCTCTGATGTTGCTCAACCTGATCAG gcAAGGATTTTGTCTCTGAATGCTTCATATTTCCTGAAAAATGGAGGACATTTTATTATATCAATTAAG GCAAACTGCATAGATTCTACTGTTCCTGCTGAAGCGGTGTTTGCTCAAGAAGTGAAGAAACTGCAGGAGAATCAGTTCAAACCATCTGAGCAGGTTACACTTGAGCCATTCGAGCGAGATCATGCATGTGTGGTTGGTGGATACCGAATGCCTAAGAAACAGAAAGTTGCATCATAG
- the LOC122646447 gene encoding rRNA 2'-O-methyltransferase fibrillarin 2-like isoform X2 — translation MRPPRGRGGGGFRGRSDGGRGRGRGGGGRGGDGGGRGRGGGRGGRGGGMKGGSRVVVEPHRHEGVFIAKGKEDALVTKNMVPGEAVYNEKRISVQNEDGTKVEYRIWNPFRSKLAAAILGGVDNIWIVPGARVLYLGAASGTTVSHVSDIVGPTGVVYAVEFSHRSGRDLVNMAKKRTNVIPIIEDARHPAKYRMLVGMVDVIFSDVAQPDQARILSLNASYFLKNGGHFIISIKANCIDSTVPAEAVFAQEVKKLQENQFKPSEQVTLEPFERDHACVVGGYRMPKKQKVAS, via the exons ATGAGACCGCCAAGGG GCCGAGGTGGGGGTGGATTCAGGGGACGAAGTGATGGAGGAcggggaagaggaagaggaggcggTGGAAGAGGTGGAGATGGCGGTGGAAGA GGGCGCGGCGGTGGCCGTGGCGGTCGTGGTGGTGGAATGAAAGGGGGTAGTAGGGTGGTTGTCGAGCCCCACAGACACGAAGGAGTGTTCATTGCCAAGGGGAAAGAAGATGCTCTCGTCACTAAAAACATGGTTCCTGGGGAAGCAGTCTACAATGAGAAGAGGATTTCTGTGCAG AACGAAGATGGAACAAAAGTTGAATATAGGATTTGGAACCCCTTCCGCTCGAAGCTGGCTGCTGCCATTCTTGGTGGTGTCGATAATATCTGGATT GTTCCTGGAGCTCGTGTTCTCTACCTTGGAGCTGCTTCAGGGACCACAGTTTCTCATGTGTCTGATATCGTTGGACCT ACTGGGGTGGTCTATGCGGTGGAATTTTCGCATAGAAGTGGGAGGGACTTAGTTAACATGGCTAAGAAGCGCACAAACGTTATACCCATCATTGAAGATGCTAGACATCCTGCAAAGTACCGTATGTTGGTAGGCATGGTAGATGTGATATTCTCTGATGTTGCTCAACCTGATCAG gcAAGGATTTTGTCTCTGAATGCTTCATATTTCCTGAAAAATGGAGGACATTTTATTATATCAATTAAG GCAAACTGCATAGATTCTACTGTTCCTGCTGAAGCGGTGTTTGCTCAAGAAGTGAAGAAACTGCAGGAGAATCAGTTCAAACCATCTGAGCAGGTTACACTTGAGCCATTCGAGCGAGATCATGCATGTGTGGTTGGTGGATACCGAATGCCTAAGAAACAGAAAGTTGCATCATAG
- the LOC122645518 gene encoding membrin-11-like, with product MRDGLERLERLEFSSSSNGLDSPELSFSIKKDIAQIQSLCVEMDRLWRSVASKPQHDLWKQKVEQVAEEADSLKESLDKHLPRHQKRLQEVNERAQLLERANGDSAFVLRIFDDETQAMQSARNSSKILEEAYSTGVAILSKYAEQKDSLKVMQCLMCIVLSVLLPLI from the exons ATGAGAGATGGATTGGAGAGGCTCGAACGCTTGGAATTCTCGTCATCGTCGAATGGCCTCGATTCTCCCgaactctctttctctatcaaGAAAGACATCGCTCAGATCCAATCTCTCTGCGTTGAGATGGATCGTCTCTGGAGATCCGTCGCTTCCAAACCTCAACATGATCTCTGGAAGCA AAAAGTGGAACAGGTGGCTGAAGAAGCTGACTCATTGAAGGAAAGCCTTGATAAGCATTTACCGCGCCATCAGAAAAGGTTGCAGGAGGTTAACGAGAGGGCGCAACTACTTGAGAGAGCC aatgggGACTCTGCTTTTGTATTGAGAATCTTTGATGACGAAACACAAGCAATGCAATCAGCCCGTAACTCATCCAAGATTCTTGAAGAAGCTTATTCTACTGGAGTGGCCATTCTCTCCAAATATGCAGAGCAAAAGGACAGCTTGAAGGTAATGCAATGCCTCATGTGTATCGTACTCTCTGTACTTCTTCctttaatttga